GATTGCGGCCAGACCCCACGCCACCGGATAGGGCAGGTGGCGGCGCGGTGCCGGCACGCCGAGGGCCTCGGCCACCAGCGCGATGAACTCGTTCCACGTTGGATTGCCGGCGTTGCTCAGGTTGTACACTCCGCCGGCGGCCCGCGGGTCGACGAGCACGCGGGCCAGAAAGTCGACGGCATCGTCGACGTGAAAGGCGTCGACGATGTTGGTGCCCGGTCCGACGATGCGCGCCCGGCCGGCGCGCAGGTTGTCGACCATCTTCGGGAGGAACTTGTCGTCGCCGGGCCCGTAGATGACCGTCGGCCGCACGATCGTCAGACCGAGCTTTCCCCGATCCGCCAGCGTCGTGACGATCCGCTCCGCGTCGATCTTCGTGTCGCCGTACGGATCGTTGATCTTCTTGAGCGGAAAATCTTCGGTCACCTTGACGCCAACCGGGCGCCCGTAAACCGACACCGAACTCATGTGTACGAAGCGTCGCACCCCGGCCCGCTCGGCCTCCTCGGCGACGTGACGCGTGCCGTCACGGTTGATCGCGTTGCAGCGCT
This genomic window from Candidatus Binatia bacterium contains:
- a CDS encoding NAD-dependent epimerase/dehydratase family protein, with protein sequence MRVFVTGASGFIGKRLLPRLQADGHLVTALLLPQETVPPWNDVSLARGDITRGPSLAGTMAGQDAVVHLAGAVGYGQTFERCNAINRDGTRHVAEEAERAGVRRFVHMSSVSVYGRPVGVKVTEDFPLKKINDPYGDTKIDAERIVTTLADRGKLGLTIVRPTVIYGPGDDKFLPKMVDNLRAGRARIVGPGTNIVDAFHVDDAVDFLARVLVDPRAAGGVYNLSNAGNPTWNEFIALVAEALGVPAPRRHLPYPVAWGLAAIMEAAGWATGQPPLLTRYAVRVIGKPYFYSAERARRDLGYAPAIDLREGVRRYFADLAGAPDDKPIGG